Genomic segment of Chelmon rostratus isolate fCheRos1 chromosome 2, fCheRos1.pri, whole genome shotgun sequence:
GGGTCTAGACTGAGGGTCTGATCGCACCAGGAAAACCTCCATAGTACGGTCCTTCTTCATGGGTAGAGGCAGTGTGAGGTAGCAGAATGGGTCAAAGGTTACAGACACCTTGGCGCACTCTGGGCACACCAAAGTGGATTTGAAGAGGCCGTGGAAAATATCAACTATAATGGAGTCGTTGCGCAAGCGGTGGTTCGTCCAGGCTTCCTTGGCAACAATCTGTAATTCCACAGAAACTTTCATTAGATGCCACTGAACCTACCTCTGAAAGAACGTGTGCAACTTGATATTACAAAGCAATTCTTTGAAACAGTGCAGATGAAAGCACACAATGTGCAGCTTCAACATGAAAGACCTATATTACATGTCTGGCCAGCAGATAATAGTGGTCCTTGCAGCTCAGTCAATCCCATTGAAATTTAAAGCCGATTTCAATTTCACggatcaaaacacaacaaagcaggTAGTGCTCTGAATATAGATATTTAAGTGCCATCATATTCCAGAAACAGACTGAGCCTGAATGTTTTAAGTGACGTTTTtgagagaaaaatacagatgCCACAAAAATTCCACAGTTTAAAAACCAGTAACCAGTAAGTAGTGCTTTACCTCATCTGGACGGCCCTCTGCATCTCTCAGGGCCAGGTAAGGCTTCTTCTTGACACGGTTCAGATCTTCATGGAGCCCATCCAACAGGAAGGCCAACAGCTCCTGCGAATCCTGCTGCTGGTAGCCTGAAAACTGGGGGGCAAAGCGTCCCACCTGGGTCTAGAAGCAAAAAGGTAGATATCAACTTTGTCTCTGACTGACAGATGGATCTTTTTAATaaaaaactgcatgtttgaCACAACTCACTTTGAAGGTACGTGGAGCCACATAGCTGCTGCGGCTCAGCCACATCTGCTTTACAAGATCAGCATAGGCCTCAGCAATCTCGCCCCTCATTCCAAGGGGATTCTCTCGGTTAATCTCTGCCTCATACTGGTCATTGAGGAAGTACTCTGTGAGTGGAGATGCATTGCTCAGGcactggaagaggaggaataaAAAGTGGGCCATGTGAATGAATTACCTCCAAAACACGGCAATTGACTTTCTGTGAGTCAAAGTTATAATAGGTTTTCATTTACCTGGAGGGCAGAGTTCATGAAACATGTGTTGCCCAAATTACTGAGACCACATAGGCCAGGCTGTGACTGGGACTCTCTGTAGTTGTAGGAGGAGCTGTAGGAATTGTAGCCTCCCAGTCTGTGGGAGGAGCAGATCTGTTACTGTTGGTATGCTAGAGACACTGTACCATAATGAACCAATACTTCAGGTATACGTTTAAATATGACATTCAAATATGGCACTCTCGTTCTTATTTAGAAAATCAGCACACTCAGTCATACAAGCCCTGAACAAATACATGCCCAAATTCTCATGATGGCAGGATCCCACGGCAGACAATTCAATGTGTTAAATAACAGATTGGTTTCATGTCTTATAATAAGGTCTCACATATGCAAATTAATTAAgtcatcttttattttacatCTGATATCAAACTGTGTGTCTAGCACACTCACACCTGTGTTCAGCAGGAAAATAATCATGGTATCTCTCTACTTAGACTGCAGTTAAAAGCAGATTGTAAATATTACTGCTAATTCATGTCAAACCACCTCTTGAGGTGATTGAGGCAATCAATCCCTTTAGAATAAGGTGCAGCCATTTTACTGAGTCAACACTAAATTCAGATGTTAAATCTGCAGTCACATCTTACTTCCCTTTAGAATTCAATGCATCATCCCTGAATGCACTAGTATTGTGACAAACATTACACCAAGCTTAAATGTGAGCATAACTTTCTCTGTATAGTACAATTTCTATATTGTCCAAGAACATCATACAACTGAAAAACTATTCTTCATGCAGTCTACTTCAACCAGGAGATTTTGTTCTTAAGTAAAATGTGGCaactgaatctaaaaatattacATAAACCTCTCAATCTGTCCCAAATAAACTAGTAACTCTGTGTATAGCTTTATCTAATTAAACAGCATATTTTTCCTTCAGTTCAACAGCCTATCAACTCTTCAGTAATCCTACTGAGCTCTAGGTAGCAATGAATGTCATAAAGAGCAAATGAAAGCACCTTAAGGCCATAATGCTTTTTCCAGTAAACACTGTAATGGACCCATGCTGCCACAGCTCAGTTACAGTGTGTTCTTTCATTACATGTTCCTCACCATGACTAATACTATGCTGATGCAGCATCCTAGTGTATGTATTTGATACCAGTCAGCATTTAAATGGTTGTTGACATgcactgtttttcagtgtatatctaacagcaaatgaaacacatgcaagacaaaacaaatttaCTATGGTAAGTAGAATAAGGTAAGTGCTAATTAAATTTAAGGTTAGAGGAAAAGTAAACATAATTCTGCAGTGTGTAACCAAAGGACATAAAGAAAGGACAAAGGAATCCTTATCAGTCCTTTCAATAAAGACATCATGCTCTGATGAAGGTCTGTAGGTACTGAACTGCTAGACTAATGTACTGATACAATAAATGTCTCAAATGCAAGCGCAGTCTACCAGAATCTCCCTTTTAATCTGCCCTACAATGCATCTGCATGAGAAAGATTGGATAAGAATAATATattggaagtttttttttttttttgcatcataaTGTCTCATCATAACATACAATGAGGCTTTGGATATGTAACAACTGGAAACTACAGCAGCTGAGGAAGTAACTGATACACAAGTACATTACAAATTAGAATGTTGTGCGTTTGTTCCAAACCCATGTGATCACAACTGAAAGTCCTGTGccacataaagaaaacagtaaaTGCCCAAGAGAGGTAAAAGATGGTACTCTGTGCAtgagaaaaacagtgacagGGTTGATAACTCAAATAACATCTCTTGCCTGTTGCCAGAGGAGGTGCTGTTGTTTAGTGTGTAGCCAGGGCCACAGCTGCTATCTCCATTGGTTACTGTTGAAGAGATACTGGCTGTTGAATTGGAGGAGAGTTTTGGGGAGGTAGTGAAATTCCTGGATGGGGTGGTACTGGATCTGTTGAGCAAGAGCAAAAACATTTAGAGacacacatttgtatttttaaaagaaaacaaaacaaaaaaaatacactagGACTCAACTCATCTCTTTTCCATAAAAAAAGGGTATTTGCTTACTTGGGGTGGGAGGCTTGTCTGGGCCACGTGCCATCCTCATTCTTCCGCTCAATCACAAGCACCTGTGGGAAAACAAGCTGAATGAGAGCCAAGCTGGCACAACCAGCCTTCATGTCAGAGCTATCATGTCTGAGGCTTGAATTTAATACCACACATGTGCCAAATATTTCTTAGCTGTAGCAGCTGCAGGTATGCCTTTCAACTCTATTTACTTTGTCCACTTAGCCTGTTTTTGACATTGAGTTTACAGTTATAGGAGCTgctatgttaaaaaaaaattagaattTATATATCTTACAGAGGCTCTGgcctgtttgtatttctttaaaccaatcacaatctTTTTGGGTGGCACAAAGTCTCGCATGCAGCAATGGTGCCATTGCAAAATAGTGTCAGAGGGAGGACTTAGTTTAGTCAAAAATTTGCACGTGATGAGGCAAAGCCAAATGGTAACACGCATATCAGAGAAGGGCCGAGCATTGGCCACCTATTATACCCAGGCTACATCCAGTGAGTCAGACTAGTAATACCTTACAGTACACCTGCAAtacaacagcaccacaaacttCAGCATCAAAAAATTACCACAAAACTGAACGCTAATCTCACCAACACATTAAAACGTTAAcattgtatatattttattgcagGGCTAATGTATTGCATTAGACTCTCAGAGGTTCCTGTTATTTGTACAATGCTTGTAAATGAATTATGTATGCACAGAAAAGTTCCAGTACGTTGCTGGGCTGCAATGCTCTTCAAAAGAAATGAGGAAGAGAGCCTATCAGTGATCTGAAGGTTATTTGAATAACGCAGCTCTATACTACCTGCCCCTGGAAGAGACCAGCATCCTGTACAGTGCTGTCTGGCTTGTTCAGCTGCTCATAGGTGTTGCTCATGTATTTGTTCCAGAGCCGTGTCTCCTTCTCCGATGGGATATTGAACAGCGTCCTCATCTCCTTTTCTATAGTGTCTGGAAAGAGGGGATTAGCAAGACTTGCTTATTATCTTTcctgcttatttattttatttatttatttttatttatttatttatttattttttacaaaaaacacatttaatggCCAACAACATGTAGACATTTCCAGTGCGTGGGAAGTCATTTATCGCTGTTCAATAGAACCCTCACCTATAGTATCAGCTTTACTGAAATGACGTGTGACCACATTGTCCATGTTGTCATTCTCACACAAGTTCAGTTCCAGCAAATAGACCTCCACCTTACAGTGCTTGACAAACATGCCATGTTCAACAACCtagagaagaaagaaaatatttaagaGGTGATCCATAATGAATggtcaaagtaaaaaaaataaaataaataaaaaaaaatgataaaactttGACAGCATTACCTTCCTGACGATGGGTCTCTGGCCATCAAGGCAGCCATACCAGCTGACAAGCTTATTCCATGCCTCAGTGGGTACAAGGACATAGTCAAGCTCATCTATAAGGTGCTCCTTCAGGGCCTGAGTATCCTGGTCTTTAAGGGGAAAGAATTATGACTACAGGCTGAAAAAACTGCTCATTTAATCTCTTGGGATTTGTTCTGTTCTCAAGAGCTATCATAAGTAACACCCAATAGATGTTTGTTTAAAGATGACAGTTTTACCTGAGAACAGCCCAGAGTTATCAATTGGTCCTGGATAGAGGCTACGTTCTCCAACATTGTACATGTCCCAGCTGTCAAATCCCACATACTTCTTCCATTGTTTGAACCACCGGCTGTCGATAAGATAcctaaaacaacatttttgataCTAGTTAataacaaacacatcacacttTGAGAGAGACACAATAGTTTCTCCTGATTCTCTGAAACTTCATAAAAGAATGTTTTGGTCACCTGATATGTTTATGATATCAAGCAAGGACAGAAAAGGGTCATGAGATGATACACTGCACTCAGCCTTATGCCAATCCAGATCATTATGCAACACCAAACTGCCCTGGCATTTGCAGATATAGCAACAGCAAGCTAGTTTGACTTAATCTCATCCCAAGCAAGAatctcctttagacctgctaGGGATGAGATTAGACGCCAGGTCATGCAACTGTTTTGTGCAAGCACTGTTTCAGAAGTCTCAGTCAAAGTAAGATGTATGATCTTTGCCCCTTAACCTGTGGTTACTTTCCCCATGCTATACAGTAGTGTTAGTGTGGAAAGTCTAACAGTTCAGATTGAATAACATGACATGGTAGTTCAGTTTAGCTAGAGTTTCATTAAACACTATCTATAGGCAGTACCTGACTCATTTCAACAACTATATGAACATGTTTGCGAGTAGCTAGCAACTGACAGACATAACAAATGTGGCGTGCCCTTCCCCTGGTGCCCGTTTCtatgaacaaaaaaatacattgacATTCTTGTTCATCTGACATTTCTCTGTTGTAATGCTTAATAGCTGAAGTGAACCCTCTAATACATCTGGCTGCAATATGCCCAGGCCCGAATGGTCTCAATGATTTGAAACAATGTTGCTTAACACATGTAGCTGGACAGTTAAGAAACCCGTAAGACAAATTCAACTGGCATGGCACTATAGGCGGGTAACGACATCGCATAATATTTATGTCAACGGGCCCATTTTCAAATCATTTAATGCTACTAAACTAGCAATGAGCCGGTCTGACTGTCAGGGGAACCTACCATCTGAATTCAGGGCCTATTCTACCAGCCGACTAGCCACCACATCAGCCAACGTATCCCAACTTGTCACAAAACAGGCATTTATGTTAAAGTACAATACAGATTAGCCACTTAGCTTGGCATGTTGCTTTGGCTGTTTATGGCCAACGTTCATAGCTTTAAGTTGAGGTACCACTCTTTACAGAGAAATTGTGAAGTCGGACTGGCTAGCCGCTAGCTTGCTAACTTGTTAAACAAAATATCGGTGGCACAGCAGCTTTCGTTTTCACACTTGGAACCACTGGTTtcgttagcttgctagctttaGCGCGTtagcatttcctgtttctcactagctaacgttagctagctaacgctagctgAAACACCCAGATAACGCCGGCCGTCGCCGGTTCTTACCATTCGTCGCCCTTTCTTAGAGTGGTTTTCAAAAGTGACCCAATAGTCTGTTTTTGACTTTCGGTTGAAGGGGTTGGCATTTGAGCGGCAACCGGCTCCGAGTCGGAGTCTGCCGCGCCACCCGACTCGGGTCCGCCTCCCTCGGCCATCATGCAGCGAATGTGCCGGTATCGTGAACGCGCGAACGGAAGAGACGCGCTTGGGCGAGCATCAGAGCGCTGATCATGGGAAACGCTCTTCCTCCACGATCAGTACACAGCCACAGCGCGCTGCTGTAACATCACTCAGTCACACTGGACAGCCGGATGTTAAATGGCCGGCAGTTTAACAAAAGGCCACTTTACAAAAACATCCGTGtagtgttttagcatcttctGGAGCATGAACAAAACTCAGCACGGACTTGTGACGGAAATGTGACGGCTGACCGAAACATAATATCAGTCAAATTACTCGTTTGCATATTATGGGTGATAGAAAGGTGATAGGGTGCAACAAATAAAACCGAGAATTTAGTCAAAACAGGCTTTATGCTGTACAAAACACAGGGGAgttacattacaaaataaattgtCTACACacttcaaaaacaacatttcaatcACACAACATATTCTCTGCCAACAACTAATCAGTTCTGGGTCTGCTTCCAACTTTAGGgagctgacacacagcagctggtctATCTAAACCAAGGAGTCATTAAAGATTCttaaagtaaaattaaataaacGTCATTCAGACCTGTAAAATGGTAGTGTCCtattttttaaacatgatgACAACACATATGAAAATTGAGTCAGCTAGTCTAGCTGtgcatgaaaaaagaaaaaagaaggactCGGTAGTTTACATTCTATTACCTGGCATTATGATGGTATACAGTTGCAAGCTGATAATAATGCATTTCAATAAGCAAAAAGCCACTTAAGTTCTCCCAAACATCTCCATGTCTAAAAGGTGAGACAACAAAGCAATGCTTTCTACTATGCaggacacagcagcagaaccagtgtattttaagtcattttagatattttatgGACAGAAATGGAAAGGTAACACATGTAAAAAGGACCACAGATAAGTGAATGTAAACTTTGCATAACATGAAGGGATTTGTCCCATCTCTGCGGTTTTAACCAAAAGCAAATCCCTGCAATGATCAAAATTCAAATTGAAGGCTCCAAGTAGAAGCCGCCGGGCCATCAGAAGATACCACTGGGCAGCTCCTTGCTGAACATGCCATCTAAGTCCAGCTCTCTGCTCATCAGATCCTCCTCTACACTCTCCAGTGCCCACTGATGGTCAGTCAGTTCCAGTGCCTCCCACTCAGCCTGAAATCCAAAGAAAGACATCATGCAAACAATCAAGCAAAGCACGCCATCACTAATTAATTATGCTGAAACGACAGTATGTACCttaaaagctttatttgtatCTGCGGGCATGGCCATGGCAGCACCACTCATCTGCTCCTGCATGATCCTCGACTGATCTGCACCTGTGGGGATTGACAAAATAATTATCTGAATGCAAGGCTGTTTCACTATAGATAAGGCATTACAGCATTCACCAAAACCACAGGCTTTACTCAGACTATGAGGTTTAATTGAAGTGTAAATATCACTGGCCAGGATTCATCTGCAGCTAaaactttaaatgaaacaactgTCAAATTGTGCGTGTTGAAATTAGATATTGTTATATTACTGTCCATAGCATTTGTCATTAACATTGAGAGCTTAAGTTCAAGTGGACAATATCATTAAGAGTGACTCAAATAACATGCAGTATTACAGGGTCATTagcacaaaaagcacaaaaagataaaacattttcatgtcatcttCGACCTTTACTACCAACAAAACACTTAGAATTACCATTATCTTGGCCGAGGATTAATGAGTACATGCTTCGTAGTCCAAACACGTTGAGGAAATACCATGACGCTGAGCTCACCCTAGATGATAAACGCACatacaaacagaacaaatgacATGACGTTCACACAAAAACTTAAGCACCTTGATATTAATATATGATGACTAATGTAGTACGTCGCTAAAGATATTGTTTTATTAGTTTACCAGGAGGCATCCAGTGAGAGCAGCTCTATTCCTTGCTGCAGCATGGGCTTGAAACGCAGGGTGAGAGGGAAGGGAACCTTAGCTGTGGGGAAAAAGGGGACAGAAAGAACTCAATGTAGAATTTCCCTGAAAACAACATCTTATCTTGCAGTGAGACAGTGAAGTCTTTTTGTGCATGCTGCATTCTGCACCACAAGCAGCAAGAGAGTGAGCGCATTACTTGTTACAAATCCTGAAAAGGTCCAGTTGATCCAGCCTCCGATGAGGATCATGGGAAGCACATTGGTAACATTTCCTTTCATCATGTCTGTCAGCATGCTGGGATCTGTGTTAAGATAGAGCGtgagacaaaaaacaaataaattcagACATAAAGTGGTAAACACCTGGACACCTTCCTTTAGTTTCATTTGCTCTTGCTGCAGTCTGTAGCTTTTTTACTCATACGGGTTGGTTTAATAAAATGATGACGATGTTGTGGACAAATTCTAATAATTAGAGAGAAAAACTAACCACTTCTGACAAGAAgatataaaagaagaaaagactcTTAATCCTGAAATCATGGCCGTTCCAGCTTTTCGCAAAGTTAAGGTCATGACCCGAAATGGGTTCActtacatgtttttatgttaatcTTTTTTGAGTTGGCAAAAGGATAGAATTTCATTCATATGAGAAAAGACTGAACTTGGAGTATAACTACTATATTTAATTGCTCTTATAACACAGACATTGTTCATTtaaatggtctttttttttatcgGTCA
This window contains:
- the usp4 gene encoding ubiquitin carboxyl-terminal hydrolase 4, with product MMAEGGGPESGGAADSDSEPVAAQMPTPSTESQKQTIGSLLKTTLRKGDEWYLIDSRWFKQWKKYVGFDSWDMYNVGERSLYPGPIDNSGLFSDQDTQALKEHLIDELDYVLVPTEAWNKLVSWYGCLDGQRPIVRKVVEHGMFVKHCKVEVYLLELNLCENDNMDNVVTRHFSKADTIDTIEKEMRTLFNIPSEKETRLWNKYMSNTYEQLNKPDSTVQDAGLFQGQVLVIERKNEDGTWPRQASHPKSSTTPSRNFTTSPKLSSNSTASISSTVTNGDSSCGPGYTLNNSTSSGNRLGGYNSYSSSYNYRESQSQPGLCGLSNLGNTCFMNSALQCLSNASPLTEYFLNDQYEAEINRENPLGMRGEIAEAYADLVKQMWLSRSSYVAPRTFKTQVGRFAPQFSGYQQQDSQELLAFLLDGLHEDLNRVKKKPYLALRDAEGRPDEIVAKEAWTNHRLRNDSIIVDIFHGLFKSTLVCPECAKVSVTFDPFCYLTLPLPMKKDRTMEVFLVRSDPQSRPTQYRVVVPKLGTVTDLCSALSKLCGFPPENMVVADVYNHRFHKIYRRDDGLNQIMEKDDIFVYEVQEEDTERMNLPVYFRERHSKHAGSSTSTMLFGQPLLITVPRHNLIADILYDKILERIGRYVKHSQSPNSESRASASATFASCSQAPECSTSSSLNASLGGCGSPLSDGASCSASSSNGSNHSGTCNETNGLYDGEEEAMDHQVSPEPENGHSEEEEEETSDLENGSKGETAKQCSSPAKLFTFSIVNSYGTANISPLPCDGNVLKLNPHSTVAIDWDTESKKLCYDEQEAEAYEKHESMLQPQKKKATVALRECIELFTTMETLGEHDPWYCPTCKKHQQATKKFDLWSLPRILVVHLKRFSYNRCWRDKLDTVVDFPIRDLNMSEFVCDPKAGPYIYDLIAVSNHYGGMGGGHYTAYGKNKVDGKWYYFDDSSVSSATEDQIVTKAAYVLFYQRRDEEAPSKPQPSASLGGATEAADDHMDTN
- the emc3 gene encoding ER membrane protein complex subunit 3, whose amino-acid sequence is MAEPELLLDSNIRLWVVLPIVFITFLVGVIRHYVSILLQSDKKLTLEQVSDSQVLIRSRILRENGKYIPKQSFLMRKFYFNNQEDGFFKKTKRKVVPPSPMTDPSMLTDMMKGNVTNVLPMILIGGWINWTFSGFVTTKVPFPLTLRFKPMLQQGIELLSLDASWVSSASWYFLNVFGLRSMYSLILGQDNGADQSRIMQEQMSGAAMAMPADTNKAFKAEWEALELTDHQWALESVEEDLMSRELDLDGMFSKELPSGIF